The Kosmotoga olearia TBF 19.5.1 sequence TCACTTATGATGGCTTCCATAAAAAAGCACGGTGGCACTTTCGATAAAATCAGACTCTTCGGTACCATAGGTTTTTCTATTACAGCACTGCTTTTGAGTTATCTGGTTAAATGGGGTTTCATCTGGTATTTTATAGTTGCTTCAATCAGCCTTTTTATCGCTCCCATTGTGATAAATATAAAAAGAAAGAATAACAAGAAAATACAGGAAAAGCCAAAAACAGTGTTTATAAGAAACGGAAATCTGTTTACTTTTGTTCTTATGACTGTTGGAATGATCTTCGGTGTAACTCTAGGAAGTTTTCATAACACCTTTTTTCCTGTTTTATCTCGAGAAATGGGCTATGATAAATCGGTTGTAGGACTTGTCTTTTCTTTCATGGCGATTACAGAGATTCCTTTCCTGTTTTTCGCAGAAAAGATCATAAGAAAGTTTGGAAATTTCAGTGTTCTTGTAGTCGGCATGCTGGTAAGTGCTTTGAGAGTTGTGCTGGTTACTTATGTCTCGGGACTGGTGCCTTTGTTGCTAACCCAGGCTCTTCACGGGCTCACGTACATCTTGATGTATTACGCTCTTTTTAACTATATACATTTCAGATTACCCGAGAAATACTTGACCAATGCTCAAAGCCTTTTCTGGCTAACAAGTTCAGGATTGACATATATTTTTGGGTCAATTATCGGTGGTTATCTCATAGAGTACTTTCAAACAGTAACGGGTTTTAGGATTATGGGTTATTCAGGTTTTATAGTAACCGGAGCAATCATAGCAATTTTCCTTATATTTAAACGCAAGACATCATAACTTTCAGCGCTTTCATTTAAGTGAGCGTCAAAGAAGAAAACAGGGACTGTGTCGTAGGGGACTGTACCTGTTTTTCGAGGCTCACTCACACGTAGCGTGCTTACTGAGCTTTTGTACATTCGTCATCCTGAACTTGATTCAGGATCTCGTACTTAAGAAAATAAGATTCTGGATAAAACATCTCCAGAATGACAGGTATCCGTTGACTTCTAAAGAATGACAGCGTCTGAAGCTTTCAAGACGTAGTCCAGCACTTCAGTAGAGTAGCTGCTTTCCGCCGAAGGCGCACATCAACTGCGCAGCAGTTCGCAACAACCACGAAGTGGTTCGCAACAATCCCGAAGGGATTCGCATCCGCCGCGCAGCGGCTATCTCGGTTCTCGGACTCTCGGATTCTTATCAGCGTCTGCAAGCCTCAACGTCGTGAGCCTCCTGAGCGCAGCTCAGCACTTTCGCCGCATAGCGGCCCTCTCGCCTTCTCGGCTTCTCAGACTCTCGATGTTTTCTCTATACCCTAGACTCCAGACCCTATCCCCGCTTTTGGTTCTTTCCGCCGAAGGCGCGTGTCAACTGCGAAGCAGTTCGAGACGTAATCACCCCCTAAAGAAATAGGACAAGAGATAACGAAGTGATAGTATGAAAGAAAAGGGGGCGAAGGGATGAGAGGCAGAGCACAATATTCAATGGAATTGAAGCTAAAAGTGGTAAAGGAATACGAAGAGGGTCACAAAAACACAAGAGAAATCAGGGAAGAATACGGGATACCGGATTCTACATTATGGGGTTGGATAAACAAATACAGAGCGGAGGGAGAAAGTGCTTTTGAACCGAAACTCAGAGCTGGAGATTTCATTGTTGATCCAACGAAGATACCACCTGTTCTGTACAAAGAGATAGGGCTCGGCAAGATAAAGAAAGACCCAAAAGAGCTAAAAGGGGTTCTCAACGAAATCGAGAAATACAAACTCATAATAGCAGAGAAAGAATTGGAAATAAGGTTGCTAAAAGAAGCTCTAAAAAAAACTGGAAAAGGCTAGCAGTTGAACTTTTCGCTGAAACATATATGGGTTATGGTTTTTCAACCTCTTATCTTTTGAGAATCTTTGGAATAACCAGAAGCAGTTACTATCGCAGGAAGAAACCCTTGTTCTTTCTCAAAAAGGCGAAGACAGGTAGAAGGCGCAATTACTGTCTAAAGACAAACGGTGAAAAGTTCGAAGATAAAGAGCTTGAAAAACTACTCAAAGGCATATACAGCAGAGTGAATCCATATGAACCTGAGTATTATCTGAAAGTGCTAGGAAGCAAGAAGCTCAGCAAGTATTTTCTGAATGAATTTGGGATAATAGTGAACCACAAGAAAGTACACAGAATGAGAAAGAAGCTGGGATATGTCAGGAAATACTGGCCGAAACAGCACCATCCTGTTAGGCGCTCAACCCAGCATGAGATAGACAGGACAGGAATACTGTGGGAAGCAGATATTAAGTACATAACCACAATACAGGAAGGGAATATAGCCTTATTGGACATAATAGATGTATATTCAAGGGAAATAGTGGGTTCATATCTTGGGAAGAGTTGCAAGTGCAAAGATTTTACTCGAACACTGGGAAGGGCAATGCTTTACCAGGAAACGGTACCTCAGTTGGTCCGTACGGATAATGGAAGCCTGTTTACAGCTAATTACACCCGGGAATATTTTGAAAAGAACGAGATAATCCAGGAATTTGGGATAAAGCACCACCCTGATTCCCAGGCCTTTATTGAATCACAGCATTCGAATGTGCAAAGGGAATTTGTGGCTATGAATGTGTTTGAGAGAGCGGAAGACGTTTACCGAAAATACCAGGTGTACATGGATTTCTATCATAATCTCAGACCACATGGTTCTTTGAAATACATGACACCACAAGCCTTTAAGAAACACTGTAGCATTTCCATGATTCAGTCTGTTAAAGCTTGATCTCGTTAACCCGTGTCTCATTATTGGGGGGCAGACCGGAGACAACCACGAAGTGGTTCGCAACAACTCCGCAGGAGTTCGTATCAATCCCGAAGGGATTCGTGTCCCTGCTGCAAAGCAGCTTTCTCGGACTCTCGAAGTTTTTTTGGTGGACTGTCCCCATTTTCCATATCCGCTGCGAAGCAGCGCACAGTGGAGTACCTCCATTTTCTTATTTTCATTGCCAATAGCGACTCCTAATTGGCACAATTTTGCATACAGATGATTGAAGCAAAGACTACTACTATTCTTTAAAGGAGGGATGTAGGTGAGAAAAAGAGGATTTTCACTCGTTGAGCTTTTGATCGTTTTAGCGGTTATTGCTGCATTGATCGCCACAATTACACCAGTTGCGTTAAACGCGATCAAAAAAGCACAGGCTACAAAAGTTGCGCAGAACTTGAAAACACTTGCCAATGCCTTTGAAAACAAACTTTATATTGATGGTGAAATTCCAGCATCTATTAATGAGCTTGGAAGAGATATTGATACTGACAACTATGGTGTCGCATATTATATAACCAGCCCTGGAACCTATGATGTTATTGTGTACACCAAAGAAGATGTTGATTTTACCATTGTTAAGAATATATTGAGTGACGCATGGAATGGACCAATGCCTTCTTATTTTAATGTGCTACCTGGTTCTGCAGATACAACCGACGTAACAGCATGGTATGAATTTATCTTCACAGTATATTGATATCATATAATTGACCCCGATAACAGAAAATGGGGACTGTACCGCAGTGGACTGTCCCCATTTTCTGTTTTGACTGTAGCTCCTATTTTAAGCAATGTCAACTGCGAAGCAGTTTGCATCAACTCCGAAGGAGTTCGCCTCACTGGCGTCAGCCAGTCGTATCTTTTGTAAATATTAGAGTCTGTCCTGTCCTTTTTTACTTTGATTCATCTTCGTCTCTCGTGGCCGCGTAGTGGCCCTCTCGGTTCTCGGACTCTCGATGTTTTTTGGTGGACTGTCCCAATTTTTCTCGGACTGTACACCATTTCAAAGGAGCCTTTGAAGCCGAAAATCTTTCTCCATGGAAAGAGCAGGGTATGAAATTTTATAATTTTAAAACCCATCCTTTCGTATAATTTTCTCGCTTTAATGTTCTGCTCTATTACAAAGAGCCTGATCATAGGCAATCTTTCTTTTTCTGCAAAATCAATTATGAAACTCAAAAGCGCTGTTCCGATTCCTTTGCCTCTTGCTTCTTTTACAACGGTTATAACGTCTAAAAGGAGACCATTTTTAGCACTCTTTTTTAACGCCAATCCCAGGAATGCTACTCTGAATATGGAGATCCCGAATTCTTTTAAAGCTTCTAAGACGCCGATTTCAAGCCAATTGTCTTTCTTGGTTTTTATTCCAGCGACACCTAAAATTTCTCTGTCTTTTCTGGCCACAATTATCCCGTCACTTTTCAGGTATCTTGAGTATATTTCAATACTTTTTTCTTTTGAACCGAAAATAGGTTTTACTTTTTCGCTAAATGGTTCGTAAAGTAACTTTGCAATCTTTATTCTTTCATACTGGAAAAAACCGAAAGCTATTTCGATATTTTTCATATAGTTACCCCCCAATAAGATTCTATAACCTGTTAGCACTAAAACCAATACTATCCAGAGCTTTGGATTCCATATAGTTTATCTTAGAATTAAGTTAAGCCTAAGGGAAAGGAGCGAAAGAGAATGCCTAAAGTAACGACTAAGGGACAGATTTTCGTGTGCGAAATTTGTGGAAATGTTGTAGAAGTAAAGGAAGTTGGAGGCGGCGAATTGGTCTGTTGTGGTCAGCCAATGACGATAAAAGAAGACAAATAGTCGGTTACACCAACTCCGAAGGAGTTCGTACCACTGACGAAGCCAGTTGTACCAACGCGGAGAGCACGCGCGACACGCTGACTTCGTCAGGACTAGGATTAGCACACTGCGTGTTGACATGCGCTCCTTCGTCGCGGCTATGCGGCCCTTCGAGTCGGAATAAGACATTTTCTAATCCGCCGCAGGCGCAAAGCCGTTCCGTAGGAACGCATAGCCTGAGCGAAGCCCAATACGGCCGCTGCGAAGCAGGGAATTTCTCGCCCTCTCGGACTCTCGGATTCTTATCAGGAGTTCGTGACAATCCCGAAGGGATTCGTATCCGCCGCGCAGCGCCTCTCTCGGTTCTCGATTGTCACGTACAACCTACAACGATTTTATATTCTCACCTTTTCGGCTTCTCAGACTCTCGATGTTTTCTCTATACCCTAGACTCCAGACCCTATCCCCGCTTTTGGTTCTTTCCGCCGAAGGCGCGTGTCAACTGCGAAGCAGTTCGAGACAACCACGAAGTGGTTCGCAACAACTCCGCAGGAGTTCGTATCAATCCCGAAGGGATTCGTGTCCCTGCTGCAAAGCAGCTTTCTCGGTGTGCCCGGCATGACATACAACTATAGGGTGAAAGTCCCGAATGCGGGGAGCGAGATAAGCATTAGCTGAGGGCAAGGGTGTCACTGGTAACGGTGAATCTGAAGGAAGCCTAAGGCAAAATCTGGAACTGAACGAAAGTGAACCAGTGTTGGCCGGTAGAGAGGGTAACCTTGCCGAGAATGGGTAAGCCCGAGCTCCAACTCTACAGGTTTGGATGGCAGGATTCGGATGAAAGCTGTATGTCTTACCCGGGGAAGTCCTCACTCGTCCCAAAATGGGTAAGCCGGAACAAGGGGAGACCCAAGGACTGGTGAAGCGGAGGAGGATGGCAGACGAACCCGTAGTAGTGTTGAACCTCTCTGAAAGGAGAAGGGACTATCGCCTTGAGCGATGGGGGTAACAGGAACCGAAAGGGCCTGTTACTTGCGAAGGGGGGAAGGATTGAGGAAATGGCACAAAGGGAAGCGAGTATAACAGGAGTCCGTAACGGAGGCTGAAATGCTAACGACGGTTGAGAATAGCCGGGGCAGGTAAGTAACCATTGCAAAGATAGGAAGATTCCCGGGGGGGGGGTAAAGAATCCAATCTTTGGATGGGAGAAGAAACCGATTCTGTTATATGCGACTTATCCGGAAGGCCATACAGGAGGAAACATGAGGAAGTACTACAGTCTTATTGACAAAGTTTATCTGGAAGCGAACCTGGTCAAAGCATATCACAAGGTGCGGAAGAACAACGGAGCACCTGGGATAGATGGAGTAACGGTTCAGGAGTATGGAGAAAACCTTCTGGAAAGGATTAAGAAACTCAGCGAAAAGTTGCGAAAAGGAGAATACCGGCCTTCACCGGTAAAAAGGGTAGAAATCCCGAAAGGAAATGGGAAGACACGTATGCTCGGGATACCGACGGTAGAGGATCGAATAGTACAACAATCGCTGAAAGAAATAATGGAACCAATCTTTGAGGAAGGATTTCATCCTTCAAGTTATGGATACAGGAAAGGAAGGAATCCACACCAGGCAGTAGAGAAAGCCTATGCCTTCGCGTGCAAATACAAAATGAAATACGTGGTACAGTTAGACCTTAGTCAATGCTTTGACACCTTAGACCACGAAAAGATGATAGACGCAGTAGCGGAAAGAATAAGCGATGGCAAAATATTGAGACTAATAAGAAGTTTCCTCAAAAGTGGAGTCATAACAGACCAATACCAACCCAGTGAGATGGGAAGTCCACAGGGCGGAGTAATAAGCCCCCTGCTATCCAACATCTATCTGAACAAATTTGACCAGAAAATGATGGCCAGAGGAATAAGGATAGTGAGATATGCAGATGACATACTAATCTTCGCAAAGAGCTACAAAAGCGCGGAAAAATATCTGAGAATAGCTATCCGAATACTGGAAAAAGAGCTGAAATTGAAGGTCAACAAAGAAAAGACGAGAATAACCACGATAGATGATGGAATCGAATTTCTTGGATTCACCATACAAAAAGGCAAAATACGAATCCAGGAAAAGAAAATGAAGAGGTTCAAAGCCAAAGCAAAAACACTCACCCGAAGAAACCAATGTACACCGATCGGAGAGATAATAAAACGACTAAACCAATTGCTGAGAGGCTTCAGCAATTACTACAAAATAATCGACTGGGTGGGCGTATTCAGAGACCTCATGGGTTGGATAAGAAGGAGATTGAGAGCCATAATCCTGCGACAATGGAAAACGACAAAGAAACTACGCAGGGTGATGAGACAAAAAGGATACAGAGGCGAAATATCCGGAATAAGAATGAACAAATGGAGAAGCTCTCGATCGCGATTGGTCAGTAGACTACTGCCTAACAAATATTTTCAGAAGATAGGGCTGTATGATATGAAGCTTTCACATGTACCACTGTCGGAGAATCCGATACTCAATCCATGAGCCGTGTACGTTGACCCGTACGCACGGTTCTGTGAGAGGACGAGGGGCATTGCCCCTCTCCTACTCGATATTCTCGGCTTTTTATCAGCGTCTGCAAGCCTCAGCCTCGCAAGCGTCCTGGACGGAAGTCCAGCACTTCGACAGCTCTGCTGGCTCTGATATAATGAAAGAGATGAAAAAATACAAATGGATCAGAAAACCTGAGAACGCGAAATTTATCGAAAGGCCAAACCGCTTTACTGCTATTGTGGAACTATCTGGAAAAAAGAAAAAGGTTTATCTACCAGATCCAGGAAGACTTGAAGAGCTTCTCCTTCCGGGAAACGAGGTAATTCTGGAGAAGAGGAGAAATAGTGGTAAAACAGAGCATGACCTTCTTCTTGTAAAGACCAAAGCCTTTCCCACCGGTGAACCTCTTTTGGTAAGCGTGGATTCGCGGTTACCAAACCTTTTGTTTCGCTGGTTGATCGATGAAAAAATTCTTCGCCATTTTGGAAAGGTTAAGTATGTAAAACCAGAACCCGTAGTAAACCACGGGCGGCTTGATTTTTATATTGAAAGTGATAACGGTAAACACTACATCGAACTAAAATCGGTAAATCTCATCGATGCCGAGGGGACGGCGAGATTTCCCGACGCTCCCACGAAAAGGGGGACAAAGCACATAAAGGAACTAATAAGGCTCAATTCTGAAGGCTTTCACAGCTGGATATTTTTCATGATAGTGAGGAAAGATGCACTGAAATTCAGCCCCTTTTTCGAGAGGGACCCGGAGCTATCAGAGGCTTTAAATGAGGCTTCAAAAAATGGAGTTCAAATCAAAGCACTTCAATTCAGCCCTGGAATTGACGTGGAATTTTGTGGAGAACTGAGAGTAGAACTCGAAAAAGGTAGTTTCCCTGGCTTCTGGCCTGAAGTAAAATAGCCGACAGTTATCAATTGGAATATGATACGAAGTTCGGTGACCGAGAACCGAGATTCGAGAGGGCGAGAGTGCCGCACAGCAATTCCAAACATCAACGGCGTTAGCTGTTTCTAAATCGTCAAATCTTTATACATCTTAATGTGAATAATCCCTGCCTCTTCGAATTCCTCTGAATCTTTTATATAACCGGCTTTCAAATAAAAGCCTGAAGCTGAAAGCTGGGCATTCATTATAATTCTGTATATACCTTTATTTCTCGCCTGAGACTCAACAAATTCTAAGAGCCTGGTTCCCAGTTTCATACCGCGATAAGGTTTTCTAATGGAAAAGCGCTCTAACTTCCAGATCCCATTTTCAACTTCCCTGACTCTGCAGGTACCCACAGCTTTACCATCACACTTTATAAGAAAGTGTACAGCCTCAGGATCCAGCCCATCAATTTCAATAGCTTCAGCAATTCCCTGGCCTTCTATAAAAACTTCTCTCCTTATCTCAAAAGCTTCTGCAAGTCTTTCTTTATCAGATCCAGGAAAAGTCATTAGCGTTATATTCAAAAAACCATCTCCTAAAACTTGAGTACTTCATCGTTTATTATAACTTTTTTAGCTACCAGAAAATGCAGACTGTCTCCATTTTGATTTTGGCTGCAAAATAGATTTAGCGTAAACTAGTGCTCTTTTAGAGAGGATGCTATACTCTAAACGCGATAGATTCAAAAAAGGGGGTAAATCGTTTGCTAGAATGGAATTATAAAGAAGTTGTTTCTCTTCCTGAAGTGAAAATGGATGATCTCAACAGTTCGAAAATGATGGAGCTCAGGGAGAAGTATCATCTTGATGAAGTAGTGGCTGGTGTCCAGAGTGATTATGAGAAGTTAAAACGTTTGATGAAATGGGTTCACGATAGGTGGAAGCACAACGGGAATAATGAACCATCCAGGGAAGACCCTTTAACTATGCTTGAAGAGGCCTCAACAGGAAAGAATTTCAGATGTGTGGAATACGCCATTGTAACTGCTGCAGTTGCTAGGTCTATGAGTTTCCCATCAAGAGTTCTTGGACTCATGAGAAAGGATGTGGAAACAGCCACCTCTGGAGCTGGACACGTGGCTGTTGAGGTATGGATGGATGAGTATGAAAAATGGGTGTTTCTCGATCCGCAATGGGATGTTATTCCAGAACTTGATGGGATTCCGCTTAATGTGGTGGAATTTCAGGCAGCTATTACTGATAATGGAAGCAGATTGAAACTTATCGGCTCATCCGGGACCGAGAAAGGTGTATATCTAAAGTGGATAGCTCCCTATCTGTATTATTTTAACTATCGGGTGGATCAAAGGTTTTTCACGGAAGAGGAAAAGAAAAGCGGACTCAAGATAATGCTGATTCCAAAGGAGGCTACCCCTCCGCGTGTGTTTCAGAGACGTTATCCAATAGGGGAGTATATCGGTATTTCAAATCCGAAACTATTTTATCCAGATATGTTTTCTCAATACCAGAAGAAATAGGCATGTTCAGCTCAGTATTATTCGCAAAGCGAAGAAAAGGGGGGATGATTATGGAAAGCAAGGCAATAGTTGGAAAACCTGTTCCAGATTTTACTTTAGAAAATGAGAATGGTGAAAGCGTTACGCTGTCATCTTTTCGCGGCAAGTGTGTTGTGTTGTATTTTTATCCCAAAGATAATACACCGGGATGCACACTTGAAGCTCAGGACTTCAGAGACCATTTAAAGGATTTCGAGGCTCTGAACACCATAGTACTGGGTGTCAGCAAAGACAGCGTCAAATCACACATGAATTTTGCAAAGAAACTGAATTTGAACTTTCACCTGCTCAGCGACCCAGAGGCAAAGGTACACAAGATCTTCGACGTGCTTAAACCTAAGAAAAGGTTTGGAAAAGAATATATAGGAACAGAAAGATCCACCTTTGTTATAGACAAAGACGGCATTCTAATCAAAGAATATAGAAAGGTAAAAGTAAAGGGGCACGTCCAGGAAGTATTAGAATTCATAAAAAGCAATTGCGGCTGAAAAGTTGCACCCACTCCGAAGAAGAGCATACCCTCAACGAAGCCGAGCTTACCCACGCGCTAGCGTGCTCACCAGCCGCGCAGCGGCTTTCTCTGGTCTCGAATCTCGATTTTCGATTGTCACGCACAACCCACAACGCACAACCAACAACGGCTTTGGCTCACCCCTGACAAAGTCAAGCTTACCCTTGGCGCAGCCAAGCTTACCCACGCGCTAGCGTGCTTACCGGATCTCGGTTCTCGAACTCTCGATGTTTTCTCTATACCCTATACCCCAGACCCTATACCCGCTTTTGGTTCTTTCCGCCGAAGGCGCGTGTCAACTGCGCAGCAGTTCGAAACAACTCCGAAGGAGTTCGTGACAACTCTGAAAGAGTTCGTGTCAATCCCGAAGGGATTCGTTGCTGCAAAACAGTTTGCTCCGCTGGCTTGCTATCCAAAGGAGAATTATGCAGATTTAAAGAAAGCTTCCAAAAAACTGAGAAATACAGAGTCTAATAATTTTTTTGGTGGTAATCCATTTTTATGTTGTCATATTGGTCTATTTTTTGCTGTTTTTTGCAGGTATAATGGAAAAAAATAGCTAAAATACGCATTTTGCAACAAAGGATATTGTAAGGATTATGAACCAAAAGCCCGTTGGTCTTTTTCTTGGTTGATAAAACATGTAAAAAGGGAGGGATATTTGTGAAAAAGATTCTGGTTGTTTTGTTGATTGCCGTGATGTCATTGACATTATTCGGTAAGGTAAAAGCAGTTTTACTTGTTAATGGTACTTTGGGCGACAAATCTTTCTTCGACTCAGCGGCAAGAGGAATGAAAATGATAGAAGAGCAACTTGGTGTTGAAACTAAAATTATAGAGATGGGTTACAACCCTTCAGAATGGGGACCAACTTTGGAAGACATATCAGATCTTGGTGAGTACGACATAATTATCGTTGGAACATGGCAAATGGTAGAGCTGGTTGAAAGAGTAGCTCCAATGTATCCAGATACAACTTATATTATTTTCGACACGGCTGTGGATTATTCAAAAGGTAATTTGGACAATGTATATTCGATACTTTATAAACAGAACGAAGGTTCCTTCTTAGCCGGTGCCATGGCTGCCATGGTTTCTACATCAGACAAATTTAAGTACTCATTGCCGGATAAAAAGATTATCGGATTCCTTGGTGGAATGGATATTCCAGTTATCAATGATTTCCTTGTTGGATATATTGAAGGGGCACTGTATATCGATCCAGACATAAAGGTTGCCATATCATACGTAGGTGCCTGGAATGACCCTGCAAAGGGTAAAGAATTCACTTTATCCATGTATAGACAGGGAGCAGACGTTGTATTTGCGGTAGCTGGAGAAACAGGAAATGGTGTTTTGGCGGCAGCTAAAGAAATGGATAGATGGGCAATCGGTGTTGATTCAGATATGCAGTTGTTATATGAAGAAAAAGATATGGACATTGTAAAACACACACTTTCATCAATGTTGAAGAATGTGGATTACTCATTGTTGAGAGCGGTAAAATTGTATCTGGAAGGAAAACTTCCAGTTGGACAAGTTGAAGCGCTCGGATTAAAAGAGCGTGGTGTAGGATTGGCAGATAATCCATACTTCAGAGAAATTATGGAAGCAGATCCATGGATATTGGTAAAACTAAGAGAATTAGAATTGGCTATAATTCGCGGAGATATAAAAGTAACATCAGCTTATGGGATGAGCAATGAAGAACTGAATAAAATTAGAGATGCTGTAAGACCTAAATAATAAAAATTTGCTATAAAGGTTGAAAATAGGGGCTTTTTGCCCCTATTACTTTAGAGTAAAGGGTGAGAGCCAGATGAACGACTATGTTCTTGAGATGAGAGATATCTGGAAAATTTATCCTAATGGTGTTGTTGCGAATAAGGGTGTTAACTTAAAAGTCAAAAAAGGTGAAATCCACGCATTGCTTGGCGAAAATGGCGCCGGAAAAAGCACTCTGATGAAAATCTTATTTGGCTTTGAAAGACCTACTTCCGGAAAAATCTTCTATGAAGGAAAAGAAGTCGAGATCCATTCACCGGATAAAGCTATTGCATTGGGAATTGGGATGGTTCATCAGCATTTTATGTTGGTTCCTTCATTAACAGTTGTAGAAAATGTCATTCTTGGTATGGAGCCTACAAAAGGATTTTCTGTTGATCTGAAAAAAGCAACAGAATTCGTAGAAACAGAAATGAATAAATATGGATTACCTGTTCCGCTTCACGAAAAAATAAAAGATATAAGTGTTGGTATGAAACAAAGAGTAGAGATCTTGAAAACTCTCGTAAGAGGGGCTGATTTAATAATCCTTGACGAACCTACGGCCGTTTTGACCCCACAGGAAACCGTAGAACTCTTTAAAGCTTTGAAGAACCTGACCGCAAAAGGAAAAACGGTGATTTTCATAACCCACAAGCTTAATGAAGTCAAAGAAATAGCTGATAGGATCACCGTATTAAGAAGAGGTAAAACAGTTGGCGAGGCCAATGTAAAAGATGTATCTGAAAAAGACATGTCGAGAATGATGGTAGGAAGAGATGTTGAGCTGAAGATAGATAAAGAACCTGCAAAACCCGGTAAAGTAGTTTTAGAGGTGAAAGATTTACATTATACAAGAATAGATGGCGTCAAAATGCTTAAAGGAATAAATCTGAAACTAAGAGAAGGCGAAATCCTTGGCATAGCTGGAGTAGAAGGAAACGGACAAAATGAATTGGTTGATATTATCACTGGAATGGACAAACCGGAAAAAGGTGAAATTTTTATATTTGGAAAGAATATGAAAAACATGGATAGCCCGGAAGCTTTCAGAAAATCAGGAATGAGTTTTATTCCCTCAGATCGTATGAAATGGGGGATTTCCGGAGAAAACTCTA is a genomic window containing:
- a CDS encoding helix-turn-helix domain-containing protein — protein: MRGRAQYSMELKLKVVKEYEEGHKNTREIREEYGIPDSTLWGWINKYRAEGESAFEPKLRAGDFIVDPTKIPPVLYKEIGLGKIKKDPKELKGVLNEIEKYKLIIAEKELEIRLLKEALKKTGKG
- a CDS encoding transglutaminase-like domain-containing protein — translated: MLEWNYKEVVSLPEVKMDDLNSSKMMELREKYHLDEVVAGVQSDYEKLKRLMKWVHDRWKHNGNNEPSREDPLTMLEEASTGKNFRCVEYAIVTAAVARSMSFPSRVLGLMRKDVETATSGAGHVAVEVWMDEYEKWVFLDPQWDVIPELDGIPLNVVEFQAAITDNGSRLKLIGSSGTEKGVYLKWIAPYLYYFNYRVDQRFFTEEEKKSGLKIMLIPKEATPPRVFQRRYPIGEYIGISNPKLFYPDMFSQYQKK
- a CDS encoding desulfoferrodoxin FeS4 iron-binding domain-containing protein yields the protein MPKVTTKGQIFVCEICGNVVEVKEVGGGELVCCGQPMTIKEDK
- a CDS encoding GNAT family N-acetyltransferase produces the protein MNITLMTFPGSDKERLAEAFEIRREVFIEGQGIAEAIEIDGLDPEAVHFLIKCDGKAVGTCRVREVENGIWKLERFSIRKPYRGMKLGTRLLEFVESQARNKGIYRIIMNAQLSASGFYLKAGYIKDSEEFEEAGIIHIKMYKDLTI
- the sfsA gene encoding DNA/RNA nuclease SfsA, which produces MKEMKKYKWIRKPENAKFIERPNRFTAIVELSGKKKKVYLPDPGRLEELLLPGNEVILEKRRNSGKTEHDLLLVKTKAFPTGEPLLVSVDSRLPNLLFRWLIDEKILRHFGKVKYVKPEPVVNHGRLDFYIESDNGKHYIELKSVNLIDAEGTARFPDAPTKRGTKHIKELIRLNSEGFHSWIFFMIVRKDALKFSPFFERDPELSEALNEASKNGVQIKALQFSPGIDVEFCGELRVELEKGSFPGFWPEVK
- a CDS encoding GNAT family N-acetyltransferase, translating into MKNIEIAFGFFQYERIKIAKLLYEPFSEKVKPIFGSKEKSIEIYSRYLKSDGIIVARKDREILGVAGIKTKKDNWLEIGVLEALKEFGISIFRVAFLGLALKKSAKNGLLLDVITVVKEARGKGIGTALLSFIIDFAEKERLPMIRLFVIEQNIKARKLYERMGFKIIKFHTLLFPWRKIFGFKGSFEMVYSPRKIGTVHQKTSRVREPRGPLRGHERRR
- a CDS encoding IS3 family transposase, producing MQTHNSRERIGNKVAKRSSKKNWKRLAVELFAETYMGYGFSTSYLLRIFGITRSSYYRRKKPLFFLKKAKTGRRRNYCLKTNGEKFEDKELEKLLKGIYSRVNPYEPEYYLKVLGSKKLSKYFLNEFGIIVNHKKVHRMRKKLGYVRKYWPKQHHPVRRSTQHEIDRTGILWEADIKYITTIQEGNIALLDIIDVYSREIVGSYLGKSCKCKDFTRTLGRAMLYQETVPQLVRTDNGSLFTANYTREYFEKNEIIQEFGIKHHPDSQAFIESQHSNVQREFVAMNVFERAEDVYRKYQVYMDFYHNLRPHGSLKYMTPQAFKKHCSISMIQSVKA
- the ltrA gene encoding group II intron reverse transcriptase/maturase, yielding MRKYYSLIDKVYLEANLVKAYHKVRKNNGAPGIDGVTVQEYGENLLERIKKLSEKLRKGEYRPSPVKRVEIPKGNGKTRMLGIPTVEDRIVQQSLKEIMEPIFEEGFHPSSYGYRKGRNPHQAVEKAYAFACKYKMKYVVQLDLSQCFDTLDHEKMIDAVAERISDGKILRLIRSFLKSGVITDQYQPSEMGSPQGGVISPLLSNIYLNKFDQKMMARGIRIVRYADDILIFAKSYKSAEKYLRIAIRILEKELKLKVNKEKTRITTIDDGIEFLGFTIQKGKIRIQEKKMKRFKAKAKTLTRRNQCTPIGEIIKRLNQLLRGFSNYYKIIDWVGVFRDLMGWIRRRLRAIILRQWKTTKKLRRVMRQKGYRGEISGIRMNKWRSSRSRLVSRLLPNKYFQKIGLYDMKLSHVPLSENPILNP
- a CDS encoding type II secretion system protein, whose protein sequence is MRKRGFSLVELLIVLAVIAALIATITPVALNAIKKAQATKVAQNLKTLANAFENKLYIDGEIPASINELGRDIDTDNYGVAYYITSPGTYDVIVYTKEDVDFTIVKNILSDAWNGPMPSYFNVLPGSADTTDVTAWYEFIFTVY
- a CDS encoding MFS transporter, which translates into the protein MFIWDFIFEALTYSSFAARSMLGQFFDIAGFSPVEIGYLVAMLPLVALISNPFWFRVGSRITDKKAFIIVSLISGFLFWPIYISRNFILGLISIAAFSFFFSAVVPLGDSLMMASIKKHGGTFDKIRLFGTIGFSITALLLSYLVKWGFIWYFIVASISLFIAPIVINIKRKNNKKIQEKPKTVFIRNGNLFTFVLMTVGMIFGVTLGSFHNTFFPVLSREMGYDKSVVGLVFSFMAITEIPFLFFAEKIIRKFGNFSVLVVGMLVSALRVVLVTYVSGLVPLLLTQALHGLTYILMYYALFNYIHFRLPEKYLTNAQSLFWLTSSGLTYIFGSIIGGYLIEYFQTVTGFRIMGYSGFIVTGAIIAIFLIFKRKTS